The proteins below come from a single Miscanthus floridulus cultivar M001 chromosome 1, ASM1932011v1, whole genome shotgun sequence genomic window:
- the LOC136549637 gene encoding branched-chain-amino-acid aminotransferase 3, chloroplastic-like translates to MHVCERLNVCTRRSDEESGGGEIDWDKLGFGLTPTDYMYVTRCSPEDRGDFPLGELCRYGNIELSPSSGVLNYAQGLFEGMKAYRRPDRSGYTLFRPEENARRMQHGAERMCMPAPSVEQFVHAVKQTVLANRRWVPPQGKGALYLRPLLMGSGPILGLAPAPEYTFLIYAAPVGNYFKEGLAPINLVVHDEFHRAMPGGTGGVKTIANYAPMLRAQTDAKSKGFTDVLYLDSVHKRYLEEVSSCNVFVVKGGVVATPATRGTILPGITRKSVIELARDRGYKVEERLVSIDDLMGADEVFCTGTAVVVAPVSTVTYQGNEYEFRTGPDTVSQELYTTLTSIQMGLAEDKKGWTVAVE, encoded by the exons ATGCATGTGTGTGAACGACTGAACGTGTGTACGCGCAGGTCCGACgaggagagcggcggcggcgagatCGACTGGGACAAGCTCGGCTTCGGCCTCACCCCGACCGACTACATGTACGTCACGCGGTGCTCGCCGGAGGACCGCGGCGACTTCCCCCTCGGCGAGCTCTGCCGCTACGGCAACATCGAGCTCAGCCCCTCCTCCGGCGTTCTCAACTACGCCCAG GGGCTGTTCGAAGGGATGAAGGCGTACCGGCGGCCGGACCGGTCCGGGTACACGCTGTTCCGTCCGGAGGAGAACGCGCGGCGGATGCAGCACGGCGCCGAGCGCATGTGCATGCCGGCACCGTCGGTGGAGCAGTTCGTCCACGCCGTCAAGCAGACCGTCCTCGCCAACAGGCGCTGGGTGCCGCCGCAGGGAAAGGGAGCCCTGTACCTCCGGCCTCTGCTCATGGGGAGCGGCCCGATTCTTGGGCTGGCTCCGGCCCCCGAGTACACCTTCCTCATCTACGCCGCACCCGTCGGAAACTACTTCAAG GAGGGCCTGGCGCCCATCAACCTGGTGGTGCATGACGAGTTCCACCGCGCGATGCCCGGCGGGACCGGCGGCGTCAAGACCATCGCCAACTACGCGCCG ATGCTGAGGGCACAGACGGACGCCAAGAGCAAGGGGTTCACGGACGTGCTGTACCTGGACTCGGTCCACAAGCGCTACCTGGAGGAGGTGTCGTCGTGCAACGTGTTCGTCGTCAAGGGCGGCGTCGTCGCCACGCCGGCCACCCGGGGCACCATCCTCCCGGGCATCACGCGCAAGAGCGTCATCGAGCTCGCCAGGGACCGCGGATACAAGGTTGAAGAACGCCTAGTTTCCATCGACGATCTGATGGGTGCAGACGAGGTATTCTGCACCGGGACGGCGGTGGTGGTTGCTCCGGTGTCCACAGTTACGTACCAGGGCAACGA GTACGAATTCAGAACGGGCCCGGACACGGTGTCGCAGGAGCTGTACACGACTCTGACATCCATTCAGATGGGCCTGGCCGAGGACAAGAAGGGATGGACAGTAGCAGTAGAGTAG